A section of the Styela clava chromosome 9, kaStyClav1.hap1.2, whole genome shotgun sequence genome encodes:
- the LOC120339254 gene encoding uncharacterized protein LOC120339254 → MTREQFLMMKNSNYIKFVKMDMSQKSTMHVHAPNSSNAYPTAQVVTPIVREISYQQSRLVYAERNKKTFLLLAEAQLFLGLSVIGIGIASIMTSSEIAKYDGGNADITGAMIAISAIGGILVVIYPIFGMIQYCCTTKCTIITNIVMSVFGILDTFGGAVRAFSISLSSMNDPMIPLFLTVTYLLLFLLFICTCVMGSKAVGCCTCCGDQSLWRLEILMQFLIPPLYTSQQYSSQKILRN, encoded by the exons ATGACGAGGGAACAATTCCTCATGATGAAAAACAG CAACTATATAAAGTTTGTAAAAATGGATATGTCACAAAAAAGTACAATGCATGTTCATGCTCCAAATTCGTCTAATGCGTACCCAACGGCTCAGGTGGTTACCCCCATTGTACGCGAAATATCATATCAACAATCTCGACTGGTCTACGCAGAAAGAAACAAAAAGACGTTCTTGCTTTTGGCG GAAGCGCAGCTTTTTCTTGGGTTGTCAGTGATCGGTATCGGTATTGCTAGCATAATGACGTCGAGTGAAATAGCGAAGTATGATGGTGGAAATGCAGACATAACTGGAGCAATGATTGCAATCAGTGCAATAGGAGGAATTTTG GTTGTAATATATCCCATATTCGGAATGATACAGTATTGCTGTACAACGAAATGCACG ATTATCACCAACATAGTCATGTCTGTATTTGGGATACTTGATACCTTCGGTGGTGCGGTGAGAGCGTTTTCTATCAGCCTAAGTTCTATGAAC GACCCAATGATACCATTATTCTTGACCGTTACTTATTTATTACTTTTCCTTCTATTCATCTGTACTTGTGTGATGGGCTCAAAAGCTGTAGGATGCTGTACCTGTTGCGGAGATCAG tCTTTATGGAGACTCGAAATCTTAATGCAATTTTTGATTCCTCCGCTGTACACTTCTCAACAATATTCGAGTCAGAAAATCCTCAGAAATTaa